In one Silene latifolia isolate original U9 population chromosome 10, ASM4854445v1, whole genome shotgun sequence genomic region, the following are encoded:
- the LOC141606040 gene encoding putative rRNA-processing protein EBP2 homolog, whose translation MNALSRKQQEDEELDSTFDGISDSDQDSESVDEDSESDDEDDCIKLSEPSENAIYNKDGLLDKLNEIRWPEDVEWIHTLAVEIDQDQDNEVDINDDLARESAIYTQALQGARVGFAKLESRGRPYLRPIDYNAVMIKSDSHMESVKTKLLEEKKELEELEQRKKDKENRTIAKQVQAEKQKEKVKEKKEQIESVKKLRKERERSGFADDKDEMADDKDERGLLVQNETEFDQKSTRPSGVSPGDRSGGKSRKLAEKKKKSSDKKKKEAKFGFGGRKGLKKQNTTDTTSDLKGFNSNAHSGKKRRKLS comes from the coding sequence ATgaatgctcttagcagaaaacaACAAGAAGACGAGGAGTTAGACTCTACTTTTGACGGTATTTCCGACTCTGATCAGGATTCTGAATCAGTTGATGAAGATTCTGAATCAGATGATGAAGACGACTGCATAAAATTAAGCGAACCTTCAGAGAATGCTATTTACAACAAGGACGGTCTTCTTGATAAACTAAATGAGATCAGGTGGCCGGAGGATGTGGAATGGATACACACTCTTGCTGTTGAGATCGATCAGGATCAGGATAATGAAGTCGACATAAACGATGACCTTGCACGTGAATCGGCCATCTATACTCAAGCCTTGCAAGGAGCCAGAGTGGGTTTTGCAAAACTCGAGTCTCGGGGTCGACCCTACCTCCGGCCAATTGACTATAACGCAGTGATGATTAAATCAGATTCTCATATGGAAAGTGTGAAAACGAAGCTTTTGGAGGAGAAGAAGGAACTGGAAGAACTAGAGCAAAGGAAAAAAGACAAGGAAAATAGGACGATTGCAAAACAAGTTCAAGCTGAAAAACAAAAGGAGAAAGTTAAGGAGAAAAAAGAGCAGATTGAGTCTGTCAAGAAATTGAGGAAGGAACGCGAGAGAAGTGGGTTTGCCGATGACAAAGATGAAATGGCCGATGATAAAGATGAAAGGGGATTGCTGGTCCAGAATGAAACTGAATTTGACCAGAAAAGTACGAGACCATCTGGTGTGTCTCCTGGAGATAGGTCTGGTGGAAAGAGCCGGAAGTTGGccgagaagaaaaagaaaagctcGGATAAGAAGAAGAAAGAAGCCAAGTTCGGGTTTGGAGGTAGGAAAGGGTTGAAGAAGCAGAACACGACGGATACTACTAGTGACCTTAAAGGGTTTAATAGTAATGCCCATTCTGGTAAAAAGAGAAGAAAGTTATCTTAG